A window of Methanobrevibacter sp. genomic DNA:
AAGATACAGTGAAGATGTCAAAACATGTGACGGCATAATAATCTCTGGTGGAGAAAGCACTGTAATCGGCAAGTTAATTGAGAAAAGAGGCATTGACAAAATAATAAAAGACAATGACATTCCAGTCTTTGGAACATGTGCAGGAATGGTGCTTCTTGGTAAAAAAACAGATTTTAATCAGCCATTACTTGGACTTATGGATATAACAGTCAAGAGAAACACATATGGTAGGCAAAAGGATTCATTTGAAGCAGAAATTGAAATATTAAATCAAAAATATCCTGGAGTATTCATCAGAGCGCCGGCACTCGAGTCATATGATAAAACAAAAACAGACATCAAGATATTATCTGAGTTCAATGGTGAGATAATAGCTATTCAGCAGAAACACAATATTGCAATTTCATTTCATCCCGAATTGACTGAAAACACATTAATTCATGAATATTTCATCAAGGAAGTATTGAATAATCAAAATTAAATCAAAAGATATTCATTTAGTGGCTCGAACAATATTATATATTAATCAGTAAACAAAAATTAATATGAGGTTATTGTTATGAAAGCTATTTTTATAAATGGAGGGCCACGTAAGAAATGGAGCACCTATCAAATGCTTGAAAAGGCAATGGAAGGTGCAAAAGATGCAGGATCCGAAGTTGAAATTATAAATCTTTATGATTATAATTTCATAGGATGTAAAAGCTGTTTTGCATGTAAACTTAAAAATGCAAAAACAAACGGATTATGTGCTATAAAAGATGAAATAACACCCATACTTGAAAAAGCATTGAACGCCGATGTCATTGTAATGGGAAGTCCGATCTATTTTTATTTCACTACCGGCGTTTTAAGGTCATTCATGGAGCGTTTAATGTTTCCAATCCTGTCATATAATCCAAAAGTCAATGAAAAAACCGGAGAAGTTGAAAGTAGCCTACTTGGCAGAACCGTTCCAACAGCAATGATTTATACAACCGGCGCTCCAAAGGAAGCTGCAGAAGAATTTAAACCTAATCTTGATGCGAACAAATACTTCCTTGAAACCCTTTACGGTTATACTGAAACACTGTATGCACATTTCACATACCAATTCAAAAACTATTCAAAATATGATGTGCCTGAAGGGCTGGAAGAAAGCAGATCAAAGCAACGGGACGAACAATTCCCTAAAGACTTAAAAAATGCTTATGAGTTAGGCAAAAGATTAGTTGAAAAAGCAAAGGAATAATTATGTTAAAGATGATGCTAACTCCACGATTTGGAGAAATAGATGGTATGAAACATGTAAACAACAATCATATCGGAGAATGGTTTGAACTTGCAAGAGAAGAGATTTACAGATATTTCATACCGGA
This region includes:
- a CDS encoding flavodoxin family protein yields the protein MKAIFINGGPRKKWSTYQMLEKAMEGAKDAGSEVEIINLYDYNFIGCKSCFACKLKNAKTNGLCAIKDEITPILEKALNADVIVMGSPIYFYFTTGVLRSFMERLMFPILSYNPKVNEKTGEVESSLLGRTVPTAMIYTTGAPKEAAEEFKPNLDANKYFLETLYGYTETLYAHFTYQFKNYSKYDVPEGLEESRSKQRDEQFPKDLKNAYELGKRLVEKAKE
- the pdxT gene encoding pyridoxal 5'-phosphate synthase glutaminase subunit PdxT, whose translation is MVKIGILNLQGAVSEHFEITKKAVENLELEIEVEPVRYSEDVKTCDGIIISGGESTVIGKLIEKRGIDKIIKDNDIPVFGTCAGMVLLGKKTDFNQPLLGLMDITVKRNTYGRQKDSFEAEIEILNQKYPGVFIRAPALESYDKTKTDIKILSEFNGEIIAIQQKHNIAISFHPELTENTLIHEYFIKEVLNNQN